From a single Pyxidicoccus xibeiensis genomic region:
- a CDS encoding imm11 family protein — MSTGIAMGDKYPPDAKWYMSDESPGIKMPSLIATVTNMLVVERRMKEVIERTGVPMECLPFTLHDHKKRVARTDYFIINPLGSFDCLDLKQSEIIYDDDEVVAVEKLVLSPEKLRAAPDIFRVKEDPHVYVLSHRLVDALRQLEPTNVYLTKLEQSA; from the coding sequence ATGTCAACCGGCATAGCGATGGGCGACAAGTACCCGCCGGACGCGAAATGGTACATGAGCGACGAGTCTCCCGGTATCAAGATGCCCTCGTTGATCGCCACCGTCACCAACATGCTGGTGGTGGAGCGGCGTATGAAGGAGGTCATCGAGCGCACGGGAGTGCCCATGGAGTGCCTGCCTTTCACACTCCATGACCACAAGAAGCGTGTGGCCAGAACCGACTACTTCATCATCAACCCGCTGGGCTCGTTCGACTGCCTCGACCTGAAGCAGAGTGAAATCATCTACGACGACGACGAGGTCGTCGCGGTGGAGAAGCTCGTCCTCTCTCCGGAGAAGCTACGGGCGGCACCCGACATCTTCCGCGTCAAGGAAGACCCGCATGTCTACGTGCTCAGCCACCGGCTCGTGGATGCGCTCCGCCAACTCGAGCCCACCAACGTGTATCTCACGAAGCTCGAGCAGTCCGCTTAG
- a CDS encoding hybrid sensor histidine kinase/response regulator, with product MDTEALKKSLLKKFQEVTADRLQKIQLGVLDLEKETADQAAEDVARELHTMKGEARMLGLPVIGQLAHAAEDVLRAEREGRTATEIATDVLLRACDVLSDLNEDLEGANTGTPASEDMVKALAEVSGQAPPSIGPKPKPAAPVARAPVAAPAVPAPAAPVAAAPAPAPKAPEAPAQAAAQAHAPGREDDAPGAAAKSAIADRSIRVNVEVLDSLGLLAGDLLVESARGRLRSSETEALFERFSRLGDRFLRLAEQVEIPAQVRVALDRVESDLHMLRDDAFRFVRRNDDGINTLHGNLAKMADHVAEARLVPLATVFDAFPRAVREMSRTQGKEVDLVIENADIGVDRSMLADVRDALVHLLRNSVDHGVESADTRQQLGKPATGRIRIRVRVDGDMLHIEVEDDGRGIDPERLRQVAVSKRLITQVQAAALSEREAIELIFRPGFSTRDQVSELSGRGVGMDVVKRKVEQLGGSVGVISRIGRGTTITLRLPQSLALMKVLLVRLGDDVYGMPAADVEAVMRVKPDDRLEIFGTLAVRHRGKPTALVALGPLLGLNGGNRFDKPPAVVVRHGEDHAALVVDGFVDEREVAVKPCGGEFLKGAPFIAGTAALEDGRIAVLLHVPDIMAEVRRMARPVTQAPAARRLRVLLVDDSPIARATEGALVKALGHSLEEAQDGEEAYAKVQNNTYDLILTDVQMPKMDGFSLARRLKSTPSVARIPVIILSSLASPEDKRRGLDAGADAYLVKGELGVEVLAQAIDRLT from the coding sequence ATGGACACCGAGGCTCTCAAGAAATCCCTCCTGAAGAAGTTCCAGGAGGTCACCGCCGACCGTCTCCAGAAGATTCAGCTGGGGGTGTTGGACCTGGAGAAGGAGACCGCGGACCAGGCCGCGGAGGACGTCGCGCGCGAGCTGCACACGATGAAGGGAGAGGCCCGCATGCTGGGCCTGCCCGTCATCGGTCAGCTGGCGCACGCCGCCGAGGACGTCCTGCGCGCCGAGCGCGAGGGAAGGACGGCCACCGAGATTGCCACCGACGTCCTGCTCAGGGCGTGTGATGTCCTCTCGGATTTGAACGAGGACCTGGAGGGCGCCAACACCGGCACTCCCGCCAGCGAGGACATGGTCAAGGCCCTCGCGGAGGTCTCCGGCCAGGCGCCGCCCTCCATCGGGCCCAAGCCGAAGCCCGCGGCGCCTGTTGCCCGGGCTCCGGTCGCCGCGCCCGCGGTCCCGGCACCTGCTGCTCCCGTGGCGGCGGCCCCGGCCCCCGCGCCGAAGGCCCCCGAGGCTCCTGCGCAGGCGGCGGCCCAGGCCCATGCGCCGGGCCGCGAGGACGACGCTCCCGGCGCGGCGGCGAAGTCCGCCATCGCGGACCGGAGCATCCGCGTCAACGTGGAGGTGCTCGACTCACTGGGCCTGCTGGCCGGTGACCTGCTCGTGGAGAGCGCCCGCGGCCGGCTGCGCAGCTCGGAGACGGAGGCGCTGTTCGAGCGCTTCAGCCGCCTGGGTGACCGCTTCCTGCGGCTGGCGGAGCAGGTGGAGATTCCCGCGCAGGTGCGCGTCGCGCTGGACCGCGTGGAGAGCGACCTGCACATGCTGCGCGACGATGCGTTCCGCTTCGTGCGGCGCAACGACGACGGCATCAACACGCTGCACGGCAACCTCGCCAAGATGGCGGACCACGTGGCCGAGGCCCGGCTGGTGCCGCTGGCCACCGTGTTCGACGCCTTCCCCCGCGCGGTGCGCGAGATGTCCCGCACGCAGGGCAAGGAAGTGGACCTGGTCATCGAGAACGCCGACATCGGCGTGGACCGGTCCATGCTGGCCGACGTGCGTGATGCGCTGGTGCACCTCTTGCGCAACTCGGTGGACCACGGCGTGGAGTCCGCGGACACGCGCCAGCAGCTGGGCAAGCCCGCCACCGGGCGCATCCGCATCCGGGTGCGCGTGGACGGCGACATGCTCCACATCGAGGTGGAGGACGACGGCCGCGGCATCGACCCGGAGCGGCTGCGCCAGGTGGCCGTGAGCAAGCGCCTCATCACCCAGGTGCAGGCCGCCGCGCTGTCCGAGCGCGAGGCCATCGAGCTCATCTTCCGCCCCGGCTTCTCCACCCGCGACCAGGTCAGCGAGCTGTCCGGCCGCGGCGTGGGCATGGACGTGGTGAAGCGGAAGGTGGAGCAGCTGGGCGGCTCGGTGGGCGTCATCAGCCGCATCGGCCGTGGCACCACCATCACCCTGCGGCTGCCCCAGTCGCTGGCCCTGATGAAGGTGCTGCTGGTGCGCCTGGGCGACGACGTCTACGGCATGCCCGCCGCGGACGTGGAGGCCGTCATGCGCGTCAAGCCGGATGACCGGCTGGAGATCTTCGGCACGCTGGCCGTCCGGCACCGTGGCAAGCCCACGGCGCTGGTGGCGCTGGGGCCGCTCCTGGGCCTCAATGGCGGCAACCGCTTCGACAAGCCGCCCGCGGTGGTGGTGCGTCACGGTGAGGACCACGCGGCCCTGGTGGTGGACGGCTTCGTGGACGAGCGCGAGGTGGCCGTGAAGCCCTGCGGCGGCGAGTTCCTCAAGGGCGCGCCCTTCATCGCCGGCACCGCCGCGCTGGAGGACGGCCGCATCGCCGTGCTGCTGCACGTGCCGGACATCATGGCGGAAGTGCGCCGCATGGCGCGCCCCGTCACCCAGGCCCCGGCGGCCCGCCGCCTGCGGGTGCTGCTGGTGGACGACTCTCCCATCGCCCGCGCCACGGAAGGCGCGCTCGTCAAGGCGCTGGGCCACTCGCTCGAGGAGGCGCAGGACGGCGAGGAGGCATACGCGAAGGTGCAGAACAACACGTACGACCTCATCCTCACCGACGTGCAGATGCCGAAGATGGACGGGTTCTCGCTGGCGCGGCGGCTCAAGTCGACGCCCTCGGTGGCCCGCATCCCGGTCATCATCCTGTCCTCGCTCGCCTCACCCGAGGACAAGCGGCGCGGCCTGGACGCGGGGGCGGACGCCTACCTCGTCAAGGGCGAGCTGGGCGTGGAGGTCCTCGCGCAGGCCATCGATCGGCTGACCTGA
- a CDS encoding chemotaxis protein CheB, which yields MAFRVLMVGKGLRALAARGLFDGESLVPVGPAEVDFANALVAVQRHFPDVLLVDLSARESLDAIEQVMVERPVPVLALHPGVLSGQDAFQAVALGALDVVERPASPGADFWPHVARKLVMLAQVKAVRQVHTRPGQRTPREDAPPPPFPLVAIAASLGGPKAVAQVLRTIPRGFPAPIAYCQHISEGFTEGLAHWLAMETALRVKEAEDGVVMERGTVYIAPSGSHLLVRPEGRLELDSGPALRGFRPSCDMLLTSAGEAFGSRCIGVILTGMGRDGARGLKEIRERGGRTIAQDEATSVVWGMPREAVQLGAAQEVLALDRIGPMLVQWVDAC from the coding sequence ATGGCATTCCGGGTGCTCATGGTGGGCAAGGGGCTGCGTGCGCTCGCCGCGCGCGGCCTCTTCGACGGCGAGTCCCTGGTGCCCGTGGGGCCGGCGGAGGTGGACTTCGCCAACGCCCTGGTGGCCGTGCAGCGCCACTTCCCGGACGTGCTGCTGGTGGACCTGAGCGCCCGCGAGTCGCTGGACGCGATTGAGCAGGTCATGGTGGAGCGCCCGGTGCCGGTGCTGGCGCTGCACCCGGGCGTGCTCTCCGGGCAGGACGCCTTCCAGGCGGTGGCGCTGGGGGCGCTGGACGTGGTGGAGCGCCCGGCGTCTCCGGGGGCGGACTTCTGGCCGCACGTGGCCCGCAAGCTGGTGATGCTGGCGCAGGTGAAGGCGGTGCGGCAGGTGCACACCCGGCCGGGGCAGCGGACGCCCCGGGAGGACGCTCCGCCGCCGCCGTTCCCCCTGGTGGCCATCGCCGCGTCGCTGGGCGGGCCCAAGGCCGTGGCGCAGGTGCTGCGGACGATTCCCCGGGGTTTTCCCGCGCCCATCGCCTACTGCCAGCACATCAGCGAGGGCTTCACCGAGGGCCTGGCGCACTGGCTGGCGATGGAGACGGCGCTGCGGGTGAAGGAGGCGGAGGACGGGGTGGTGATGGAGCGCGGGACGGTGTACATCGCACCGTCTGGCAGTCACCTGTTGGTCCGACCGGAGGGCAGGCTGGAGCTGGACTCCGGGCCCGCGCTGCGCGGTTTCAGGCCTTCGTGTGACATGCTGCTCACTTCCGCGGGCGAGGCCTTCGGCTCGCGCTGCATCGGGGTCATCCTGACGGGTATGGGGCGCGACGGCGCGCGAGGGTTGAAGGAGATTCGTGAGCGGGGTGGTCGCACCATCGCTCAGGACGAGGCGACGTCCGTCGTCTGGGGCATGCCCCGCGAGGCGGTGCAGCTGGGCGCCGCACAGGAGGTACTGGCGCTGGACCGGATTGGCCCCATGCTCGTGCAGTGGGTGGACGCGTGCTGA
- a CDS encoding tRNA1(Val) (adenine(37)-N6)-methyltransferase, with protein sequence MRLELQPGPGETLDAICGGEVQVLQRRLGYRFTLDPVLLAHFAVYEGGALRGRLMDLGTGCGIIPLVLARRLGRKDITALELQPRLFSLAERNVYLNRCEREVSLVQGDLRRVEEQFPAGSFAHVLSNPPYRSRASGRTSLSLEKAIARHEVTCELPDVARAAEHLLVSRGSLCVVYPASRFSDLVAVLRSHGLEPRTVRWVHPRGDRPAKLVLLHAVKGGRADLMVLPPLVLHADDEHAFTEEVRAMIG encoded by the coding sequence GTGCGGCTCGAGCTCCAGCCGGGGCCCGGGGAGACCCTCGATGCGATTTGTGGCGGGGAGGTCCAGGTGCTGCAGCGGCGCCTGGGCTACCGCTTCACGTTGGACCCGGTGCTGCTGGCGCACTTCGCGGTGTACGAGGGTGGGGCGCTCCGGGGCCGGCTGATGGACCTGGGGACGGGGTGCGGCATCATCCCGCTGGTGCTCGCGCGGAGGCTGGGCCGCAAGGACATCACCGCGCTGGAGCTGCAGCCGCGGCTGTTCTCGCTGGCGGAGCGCAACGTCTACCTGAACCGGTGCGAGCGGGAGGTGTCGCTGGTGCAGGGGGACCTGCGCCGGGTGGAGGAGCAGTTTCCCGCGGGCAGCTTCGCGCACGTGCTGAGCAATCCGCCGTACCGCTCGCGGGCCTCTGGGCGGACGAGTCTGTCCCTGGAGAAGGCGATTGCCCGGCACGAGGTGACGTGTGAGCTGCCGGACGTGGCACGCGCGGCGGAGCACCTGCTGGTGTCACGCGGGTCGCTGTGCGTGGTGTATCCGGCTTCGCGCTTCAGCGACTTGGTGGCCGTGCTGCGCTCGCATGGGCTGGAGCCGCGCACCGTGCGCTGGGTGCACCCGCGTGGAGACCGGCCCGCGAAGCTGGTGCTGCTCCACGCGGTGAAGGGGGGCAGGGCCGACCTGATGGTGCTGCCCCCACTCGTGCTGCATGCGGACGACGAGCACGCGTTCACCGAGGAAGTGCGCGCGATGATCGGGTGA
- a CDS encoding DUF1015 family protein, giving the protein MARVHPFTALLASLGQRLEPSDYVPRSNAVPQPSHVRPLLEAANPTAELRRLRESGALLRDARPALYLVELHSPAGKLGGPPVRFLLCSLNADAGTPLEHDPYRPRAWEAEPAVTLTADDHGVLRGLLAEASERAVTVWQGQYDRHLVALKRIEPSPVSKRLQAVLDEAPMRPLSALDEAGPTLAAIVPLSDPGLELQPIHRALKGVETFKEETFLTLVTAYARVYELDEPLDTPRGMAAARERLATLITGHHAVLLVLPEGRGRILRFRQGLDLAHLKGAPRNPTLRSLDLALLNALVLRTVLGIKDPEAPGHPQVFPVQGLEALVNGVQGGTFQAGFALNPPPVWEVRAVMEAQATLPPRTLRVEPLPPAGLLFLDREA; this is encoded by the coding sequence ATGGCGCGCGTTCATCCCTTCACGGCCCTCTTGGCCTCGCTGGGGCAGCGGCTGGAGCCCAGCGACTACGTGCCGCGGAGCAACGCGGTGCCTCAGCCTTCCCATGTGCGGCCCCTGCTGGAGGCCGCCAACCCCACGGCGGAGCTACGGCGCCTGCGGGAGTCGGGCGCGCTCCTGCGGGACGCGCGGCCGGCGCTGTACCTGGTGGAGCTGCACAGCCCCGCCGGGAAGCTGGGCGGGCCGCCGGTGCGCTTCCTGTTGTGTTCCCTCAACGCGGACGCGGGCACGCCGCTGGAGCATGACCCGTACCGCCCCCGGGCCTGGGAGGCGGAGCCGGCCGTCACGCTCACCGCGGACGACCATGGCGTCCTGCGGGGCCTGCTGGCGGAGGCCTCCGAGCGGGCCGTCACGGTGTGGCAGGGGCAGTACGACAGGCACCTGGTGGCGTTGAAGCGCATCGAGCCGTCGCCGGTGTCCAAGCGCCTGCAGGCCGTGCTGGACGAGGCGCCCATGCGGCCGCTGTCAGCGCTGGACGAGGCGGGCCCCACGCTGGCGGCGATTGTCCCGCTGTCGGACCCGGGCCTGGAGCTGCAGCCCATCCACCGCGCGCTCAAGGGAGTGGAGACGTTCAAGGAGGAGACCTTCCTCACGCTGGTGACGGCATATGCGCGCGTGTACGAGCTGGACGAGCCGCTCGACACGCCGCGAGGAATGGCCGCCGCGCGCGAGCGCCTGGCGACGCTCATCACCGGACACCATGCGGTGCTGCTGGTGCTGCCGGAGGGGCGGGGCCGCATCCTGCGCTTCCGGCAGGGACTGGACCTGGCGCACCTGAAGGGGGCGCCCCGGAATCCGACGCTGCGCAGCCTGGACCTCGCGCTGCTGAACGCGCTGGTGCTGCGCACGGTGCTGGGCATCAAGGACCCGGAAGCGCCGGGGCACCCGCAGGTCTTCCCGGTACAGGGGCTGGAGGCGCTGGTGAACGGGGTGCAGGGGGGGACCTTCCAGGCGGGCTTTGCCCTCAACCCTCCGCCTGTGTGGGAGGTGAGGGCGGTGATGGAGGCGCAGGCCACACTGCCGCCGAGGACACTCCGGGTGGAGCCACTTCCACCGGCGGGCCTTCTGTTCCTGGATCGTGAAGCCTAA
- a CDS encoding CheR family methyltransferase: MLTASKKVLEQLAALLLERAGLKITPDGFHSLRLALSTRMPVLGVEEPEKYIQRLTGPGGEEELRSLLPLVTVGHTEFFRDAKQFRALEKSVLPELVTRSRREMRKVSVWSAGCATGEEPYSVAMVLAELGALSMEVDLLATDLNLAAVDAARQGRFTSRRCISIGQERLRRFFRPVEDGYEALPALRDYIRFDGQNLAAPVFDKVGLSTLDLILCRNVIIYFDLPTIRGLMDRFLAALRPGGLLFLGYSESLFKVYDRFEMIEVDGAFVYRRPLSDKAHRAPPLRITPYPGEPELPERKETPESFAADLRRRIQNQAEAAAAAGAQGARGQGTPAGAGPTAKRPAHAPGTGPSAAVPPRAQGPAPRPGDSARPRITQELPAVGPQDSARPRITQEIPLPQVAPPRTTTGEVPVTTWPKLLPPAERLAVAVRKMTQGDFPAAIAGVQRLLVDEPSDLDALLTLGNLFSLTGRIPEAREAFAQAIQREPLCVEARIFGGVAALQAGNLKEARSELSKALFLEPTLAIGHYLLAQVHERSQEPDAARRCYRNAIAQLRFPQRPLAGHYPEMPDSADAISRAARYALAALEEQPLR; this comes from the coding sequence GTGCTGACCGCGAGCAAGAAGGTGCTCGAGCAGCTCGCCGCGCTCCTCCTGGAGCGCGCGGGCCTCAAGATTACGCCCGACGGCTTCCACAGCCTCCGGCTGGCGCTGTCCACGCGCATGCCCGTGCTGGGCGTGGAGGAGCCGGAGAAGTACATCCAGCGCCTGACGGGGCCGGGCGGCGAGGAGGAGCTGCGCTCGCTGCTGCCGCTGGTGACGGTGGGGCACACGGAGTTCTTCCGGGACGCCAAGCAGTTCCGCGCCCTGGAGAAGAGCGTGCTGCCGGAGCTGGTGACGCGCTCGCGGCGGGAGATGCGCAAGGTGAGCGTCTGGTCCGCGGGCTGCGCCACGGGTGAGGAGCCCTACAGCGTGGCCATGGTGCTGGCGGAGCTGGGCGCGCTGTCCATGGAAGTGGACCTGCTGGCCACAGACCTGAACCTGGCCGCGGTGGACGCCGCGCGGCAGGGGCGCTTCACGTCGCGCCGCTGCATCAGCATCGGTCAGGAGCGGCTGCGGCGCTTCTTCCGCCCCGTGGAGGACGGCTACGAGGCGCTGCCCGCGCTGCGCGACTACATCCGCTTCGACGGGCAGAACCTGGCGGCCCCCGTCTTCGACAAGGTGGGCCTGTCCACGCTGGACCTCATCCTCTGCCGCAACGTCATCATCTACTTCGACCTGCCCACCATCCGCGGGCTGATGGACCGCTTCCTCGCCGCGCTGCGGCCGGGCGGGCTGCTGTTCCTGGGCTACTCGGAGAGCCTCTTCAAGGTCTATGACCGCTTCGAGATGATCGAGGTGGACGGCGCCTTCGTGTACCGCCGTCCGCTGAGCGACAAGGCCCACCGCGCGCCCCCGCTGCGCATCACCCCGTACCCGGGTGAGCCGGAGCTGCCCGAGCGCAAGGAGACTCCCGAGTCCTTCGCCGCGGACCTCCGCCGGCGCATCCAGAACCAGGCCGAGGCCGCGGCCGCCGCTGGCGCCCAGGGCGCGCGAGGGCAGGGGACGCCCGCGGGTGCCGGCCCCACCGCGAAGCGGCCCGCGCACGCTCCGGGCACGGGGCCTTCGGCGGCGGTGCCTCCCCGGGCGCAGGGGCCGGCTCCGCGTCCGGGGGACTCGGCGCGGCCGCGCATCACCCAGGAGCTACCGGCGGTGGGGCCCCAGGACTCCGCGCGCCCGCGCATCACCCAGGAGATACCGCTGCCCCAGGTGGCGCCCCCGCGCACCACCACGGGCGAAGTCCCGGTGACGACGTGGCCCAAGCTGCTGCCGCCCGCGGAGCGGCTGGCCGTGGCCGTGCGGAAGATGACCCAGGGCGACTTCCCCGCCGCCATCGCCGGCGTGCAGCGCCTGCTGGTGGACGAGCCGAGTGACCTGGACGCCCTGCTCACGCTGGGCAACCTCTTCTCGCTCACCGGCCGTATCCCCGAGGCGCGCGAAGCCTTCGCGCAGGCCATCCAGCGCGAGCCGCTGTGCGTGGAGGCGCGCATCTTCGGCGGCGTGGCGGCGCTGCAGGCGGGGAACCTCAAGGAGGCGCGCTCGGAGCTGAGCAAGGCGCTGTTCCTGGAGCCCACGCTGGCCATCGGCCACTACCTGCTGGCCCAGGTGCATGAGCGCTCGCAGGAGCCGGACGCGGCACGGCGGTGCTATCGCAATGCCATCGCCCAGCTGCGCTTCCCGCAGCGGCCCCTGGCCGGGCACTACCCGGAGATGCCTGACTCGGCGGACGCCATCTCCCGCGCGGCGCGCTACGCCCTGGCCGCGCTGGAGGAGCAGCCCCTGCGTTGA
- a CDS encoding polyhydroxyalkanoic acid system family protein → MGMMKFDIPHSLPKEEVKKRVEQLLQYWSNKYGVKSDWQGDGAKIAGKVMGIQMDASFVITDNQVQGEGTDPGLLLRGKAKSYLQDKFASVLDPKKSLDQVKGNLA, encoded by the coding sequence ATGGGCATGATGAAGTTCGATATCCCCCACTCCCTCCCGAAGGAGGAGGTCAAGAAGCGCGTCGAGCAGCTGCTCCAGTACTGGAGCAACAAGTACGGCGTGAAGTCGGACTGGCAGGGCGACGGCGCGAAGATTGCCGGGAAGGTGATGGGCATCCAGATGGATGCGTCCTTCGTCATCACCGACAACCAGGTGCAGGGCGAGGGCACCGACCCCGGGCTCCTGCTGCGCGGCAAGGCCAAGTCCTACCTGCAGGACAAGTTCGCCTCGGTGCTGGACCCGAAGAAGAGCCTGGACCAGGTGAAGGGCAACCTGGCCTGA
- a CDS encoding deoxyribodipyrimidine photo-lyase → MPVGFSWSELGVDSARVQVVKDVPLPSGRREFVLYWCMVNHRLEENHALDAAIALGNHLGLPVVVYQALRPDYPFASDRFHAWALDGMVDLTGACAAKGLPYWLELPRSAREHRPRLAELGRRAAAVVSDFFPTYIIPGHLRGAAKALDVPLFAVDASCVVPMQRIPTVQAGAYTLRPKLRKLWPEYLGRTLPARPVKSAGGLKLEPGFEPSDARAARDALHTFDIDHSVAPIGERGGRKAGLAALQAFIRAKLEGYDTERSDPGRAHQSGLSPFLHWGNLFAGEAASAVIRAAGTDHPAVRSFLEELLVRRELAFNYCFHTPGPRQLTVESLPAWARNTLSTHQQDARDHLYTLEELETACTGDGLWNAAQRELLARGRIHNYLRMLWGKKLLEWSSTPEEGLRRIALLNDKYAVDGRDPASVANFMWVLGLHDRPFQERKVLGKVRPMSSPRTAEKYDLAPYMARWGRPGDPPVKLKRVRSVPAR, encoded by the coding sequence ATGCCCGTCGGGTTCTCGTGGTCCGAGCTTGGGGTCGACTCCGCGCGTGTCCAGGTGGTGAAGGACGTTCCCCTTCCCTCCGGACGCCGCGAGTTCGTCCTCTATTGGTGCATGGTCAACCATCGCCTGGAGGAGAACCACGCGCTGGACGCGGCCATCGCCCTGGGCAACCACCTGGGCCTGCCCGTGGTCGTCTACCAGGCCCTCCGTCCCGACTACCCCTTCGCCTCGGACCGCTTCCACGCCTGGGCCCTGGATGGAATGGTCGACCTGACGGGCGCCTGTGCCGCGAAGGGCCTGCCCTACTGGCTGGAGCTGCCGCGAAGCGCCCGCGAGCACCGCCCCCGGCTGGCGGAGCTGGGCCGCCGCGCCGCCGCCGTCGTGTCGGACTTCTTCCCCACGTACATCATCCCCGGCCACCTGCGCGGCGCCGCGAAGGCGCTGGACGTGCCGCTGTTCGCCGTGGATGCGTCATGCGTGGTGCCCATGCAGCGCATCCCCACCGTGCAGGCCGGGGCGTACACCCTGCGCCCCAAGCTGCGGAAGCTGTGGCCGGAGTACCTGGGCCGCACCCTCCCCGCCCGCCCGGTGAAGTCCGCCGGCGGCCTCAAGCTGGAGCCCGGCTTCGAGCCCTCGGATGCGCGCGCGGCCCGTGACGCGCTGCACACCTTCGACATCGACCACTCGGTGGCCCCCATCGGCGAGCGAGGCGGGCGCAAGGCGGGGCTCGCGGCGCTCCAGGCCTTCATCCGCGCGAAGCTGGAGGGCTACGACACCGAGCGGAGCGACCCGGGCCGCGCGCACCAGTCCGGCCTGTCCCCGTTCCTCCACTGGGGCAACCTCTTCGCGGGAGAGGCCGCGAGCGCCGTCATCCGCGCGGCCGGCACGGACCACCCCGCCGTGCGCAGCTTCCTCGAGGAGCTGCTCGTGCGCCGCGAGCTGGCCTTCAACTACTGCTTCCACACGCCGGGGCCCCGGCAGCTCACCGTGGAGTCCCTGCCCGCCTGGGCGCGCAACACGCTGTCCACGCACCAGCAGGACGCCCGCGACCACCTCTACACGCTGGAGGAGCTGGAGACGGCCTGCACCGGTGACGGGCTGTGGAACGCCGCCCAGCGCGAGCTGCTGGCACGCGGCCGCATCCACAACTACCTGCGAATGCTCTGGGGCAAGAAGCTCCTGGAGTGGAGCAGCACCCCCGAGGAGGGCCTGCGCCGCATTGCCCTGCTCAACGACAAGTACGCGGTGGACGGCAGGGACCCGGCCAGCGTCGCCAACTTCATGTGGGTGCTGGGGCTGCATGACAGGCCCTTCCAGGAGCGGAAGGTGCTGGGGAAGGTGCGGCCCATGAGCTCGCCGCGCACCGCGGAGAAGTACGACCTGGCGCCCTACATGGCCCGCTGGGGCCGCCCCGGGGACCCGCCGGTGAAGCTCAAGCGCGTCCGGAGCGTGCCCGCCCGGTGA
- a CDS encoding Imm49 family immunity protein: MYGTPLFLIEKSCGISLQEALPVVLSRKVTHDQMRGFCTLYRRIGVARLFSTGLPDDYFENLSKSARAFLYFLEGADDRAKLTSRSEPFFDAIACDDLPAAKGIAHHSRQTWNAGEEYEEDFLYVAFLMKRFAADTSRESLEALLARYEQVLQGAEDSRLDLCRALLSAEQKPFDVALTRLVEERDRDIRKKLANERLSPDDVTTTARIWIELLALLRLAEQTGLALAEHYLLAPSIARRVNRARAPSPDAWRQLRSYYELG, from the coding sequence ATGTATGGTACCCCGCTATTCCTGATTGAGAAGTCCTGCGGCATCTCCCTGCAAGAAGCTTTGCCCGTGGTCCTCTCCAGGAAGGTGACCCACGACCAGATGCGTGGGTTCTGTACTCTCTACCGCCGGATTGGCGTGGCCCGCCTCTTCTCGACCGGACTTCCGGATGACTACTTCGAGAACCTCTCAAAGAGCGCTCGTGCGTTTCTCTACTTCCTGGAGGGGGCGGACGACAGGGCGAAGTTGACCAGCAGGTCCGAGCCATTCTTCGATGCCATCGCCTGCGATGATCTCCCAGCGGCGAAGGGCATTGCACACCACTCACGACAGACCTGGAACGCCGGGGAGGAGTACGAAGAGGACTTTCTCTACGTCGCCTTCCTGATGAAGCGCTTCGCCGCCGACACTTCCAGGGAGTCGCTCGAGGCTCTGCTCGCGCGATACGAGCAGGTCCTTCAAGGTGCGGAGGATTCCAGACTGGACCTGTGTCGTGCCCTCCTTTCCGCTGAACAAAAGCCGTTTGATGTCGCGCTGACACGGCTGGTGGAGGAACGGGACCGAGACATCCGCAAAAAGCTCGCGAACGAACGGCTGTCCCCGGATGATGTGACCACCACCGCCAGGATCTGGATTGAACTACTGGCGCTGCTGCGCCTCGCCGAACAGACCGGGCTCGCCTTGGCCGAGCACTACCTGCTGGCGCCATCCATCGCCCGCCGTGTGAACAGAGCCCGTGCTCCATCCCCTGACGCATGGAGGCAACTCCGCTCGTATTACGAGCTCGGCTGA